One segment of Niveibacterium microcysteis DNA contains the following:
- a CDS encoding homoserine kinase, producing the protein MSVFTPVTPEQMRDWLAGYAVGRLAELRGIEAGVQNSNFFVTTTLGRYVLTLFESVPRAELPYYLHLMAHLARHGLPVPAPIANRDNDYLGTLAGRPAVMVTRLAGRSEMAPSVAQCERLGAMLAGLHLAGMSYGRRQDNSRGPAWRERAAAAVLPQLAPGDRALLEAELIVQRGLDELDLPVGTIHADLFRDNVLWDGEHVGGVIDFYFACTDALLFDVAVTLNDWCGRTDGTLDPARANAFLLAYHADRPFTRAEREAWPAMLRRAALRFWLSRLEDFHRPREGEMVLVKNPDEFREILRTRIAQPGAVRLP; encoded by the coding sequence ATGTCCGTCTTCACACCCGTCACTCCGGAACAGATGCGCGACTGGCTCGCCGGCTATGCCGTCGGCCGCTTGGCCGAGCTGCGTGGCATCGAAGCCGGTGTGCAGAACAGCAACTTCTTCGTCACGACCACGCTCGGCCGCTACGTGCTGACGCTGTTCGAAAGCGTGCCGCGCGCCGAACTGCCGTACTACCTGCACCTGATGGCGCACCTTGCCCGACATGGCCTGCCGGTGCCGGCGCCAATCGCCAACCGCGACAACGATTACCTCGGCACCCTCGCCGGCCGCCCGGCCGTGATGGTGACGCGCCTTGCCGGCCGCTCAGAGATGGCGCCCAGCGTGGCGCAGTGCGAGCGGCTCGGGGCGATGCTCGCCGGGCTGCATCTGGCCGGCATGTCCTACGGCCGCCGGCAGGACAACTCGCGCGGCCCGGCCTGGCGCGAGCGTGCGGCGGCGGCGGTCTTGCCGCAACTCGCACCGGGCGACCGCGCCCTGCTGGAAGCCGAACTGATCGTGCAGCGCGGGCTCGATGAACTCGACCTGCCCGTCGGCACGATCCATGCAGATCTGTTCCGCGACAACGTGTTGTGGGATGGCGAGCATGTCGGCGGCGTGATCGACTTCTATTTCGCCTGTACCGACGCGCTGCTGTTCGACGTGGCCGTCACCCTCAACGACTGGTGCGGTCGAACAGACGGCACGCTGGACCCGGCGCGCGCCAACGCCTTCCTGCTCGCCTACCATGCCGACCGGCCCTTCACCCGTGCCGAACGCGAAGCCTGGCCGGCGATGCTGCGGCGTGCCGCGCTGCGCTTCTGGCTCTCGCGGCTGGAAGATTTCCACCGCCCGCGCGAAGGCGAAATGGTGCTGGTGAAGAACCCGGATGAATTCCGCGAGATCCTGCGCACACGCATCGCCCAACCGGGTGCGGTGCGCCTGCCGTGA
- a CDS encoding BPSS1780 family membrane protein has protein sequence MHAHNLPTPAQVPASSALSWFREGWRLFMAHPAVWSVMGAATFLVLAIAVWLPLIGRVLAMVVLQVLAGGMVAAAHHSRETGTLKINELWDGLRQHAANLAMIGVLQGIALTAAGILTFITSLVLALLLDITGLAGFDWITLALSWVADIFVSFVVVMGMLLALWFAPALVMLNRASPFDAMRLSFRAALHNTGASALVGAVLVLGVPLAITLSFGFGIVVVIPLVATTIYASWRDVFASTGAEA, from the coding sequence ATGCATGCTCATAACCTCCCCACCCCGGCCCAAGTCCCGGCCAGCAGCGCGCTGAGCTGGTTCCGCGAAGGCTGGCGCCTGTTTATGGCGCACCCGGCCGTGTGGTCCGTGATGGGCGCTGCGACCTTCCTGGTGCTCGCAATCGCCGTTTGGCTGCCGCTGATCGGCCGCGTGCTCGCGATGGTGGTGCTGCAGGTGCTGGCAGGCGGCATGGTCGCCGCGGCCCATCATTCGCGCGAAACCGGCACGCTGAAGATCAACGAGCTGTGGGACGGCCTGCGCCAGCATGCGGCCAATCTGGCGATGATCGGGGTGCTGCAGGGCATCGCGCTGACCGCAGCCGGCATCCTGACCTTCATCACCAGCCTGGTCCTTGCGCTGCTGCTCGACATCACCGGCCTGGCCGGCTTCGACTGGATCACGCTGGCGCTGAGTTGGGTCGCGGACATCTTCGTATCCTTCGTCGTCGTGATGGGCATGCTGCTGGCGCTGTGGTTCGCCCCGGCGCTGGTGATGCTCAACCGCGCCTCGCCCTTCGATGCGATGCGCCTGTCGTTCCGCGCCGCCTTGCACAACACCGGCGCAAGCGCACTGGTCGGCGCAGTGCTGGTGCTCGGCGTGCCGCTGGCGATCACGCTGAGTTTCGGTTTCGGCATCGTCGTCGTGATTCCGCTCGTCGCCACGACGATCTACGCCTCCTGGCGCGACGTGTTCGCCAGCACCGGCGCGGAGGCCTGA